In Cyanobium sp. AMD-g, one genomic interval encodes:
- a CDS encoding HD-GYP domain-containing protein: MPLELALTERRKQLHCLQQIEQIIGASQGSIDDILQQTVDTIPHAWLHAAHTVARISRGSKVYQTGNLDHCRSVQSSPIKANDTIYGRVDVGYTETFAEAIEGPFLTEERLLLDTIASRLGSLIAKAIAEEGLNRTLDENEKLYKQLLTVLGGMAEMRDPYTAGHQQRVDQLALAIGVELGLPVRQLEGLQLAASVHDIGKIMIPAELLCKPTTLTRHEYDLIKDHAEAGYNILKDVDFPWPIARIVHEHHERMDGSGYPNGLRGDELLLESRIVAVADVVQSMCAHRPCRAGLGCDAALAEISKNRGKLYDADVVDACLRLFNEKRYVCGC, encoded by the coding sequence ATGCCTCTGGAGTTGGCGCTGACGGAGCGCAGGAAGCAACTGCACTGCCTCCAGCAGATTGAGCAGATCATTGGCGCCAGCCAGGGCAGCATCGACGACATTCTTCAGCAGACCGTCGACACCATCCCGCACGCCTGGCTGCATGCCGCCCACACCGTGGCCCGAATCTCCCGGGGCAGCAAGGTGTATCAGACGGGCAATCTTGATCATTGCCGATCCGTGCAGTCGTCGCCAATCAAGGCCAATGACACCATCTATGGCCGGGTGGATGTTGGCTACACCGAAACGTTTGCCGAGGCCATCGAAGGGCCGTTTCTGACGGAAGAACGGCTACTGCTGGACACGATCGCCAGCCGGCTGGGCAGCCTGATCGCCAAGGCGATCGCCGAGGAGGGGTTGAACAGAACCCTCGACGAGAACGAGAAGCTGTACAAGCAGTTGCTCACGGTTCTGGGCGGGATGGCAGAGATGCGGGATCCCTATACCGCTGGCCACCAGCAGCGTGTGGACCAACTGGCCCTGGCCATCGGGGTGGAACTGGGGCTGCCCGTGCGGCAGTTGGAGGGCCTGCAACTGGCCGCTTCTGTCCACGACATCGGCAAAATCATGATCCCGGCGGAGCTCCTGTGCAAGCCGACGACACTGACCCGCCATGAATACGACCTGATCAAGGACCATGCCGAGGCTGGCTACAACATCCTCAAGGACGTGGATTTTCCCTGGCCGATTGCCCGCATCGTGCACGAACACCACGAACGGATGGACGGCAGTGGCTATCCCAACGGCCTGCGGGGGGATGAGCTGCTGCTTGAATCCCGGATCGTGGCCGTCGCCGACGTGGTGCAGTCCATGTGCGCCCATCGCCCCTGCCGTGCCGGCCTTGGCTGTGATGCCGCCTTGGCGGAGATCAGCAAGAACCGAGGCAAGCTCTACGACGCCGACGTGGTGGACGCCTGTCTACGGCTGTTCAACGAGAAGCGCTATGTCTGTGGATGTTGA
- a CDS encoding SRPBCC family protein — protein MIRASITTTVSIRASAEKVFEFLSNPANWPLWAIVNVKAIRPSEDEWWDVETPMGQAKLRIRPDASTGLLDHDFHAPDASWTVPARVVPNGDGSEFMLTFFQPPTFGDDFFKQQVNLVDSELAKLKEIMES, from the coding sequence ATGATTCGAGCCTCGATCACAACGACAGTTTCCATACGGGCGTCTGCCGAAAAGGTGTTTGAGTTCCTATCCAATCCTGCGAACTGGCCTCTGTGGGCGATTGTCAATGTCAAGGCCATTCGGCCATCTGAAGATGAGTGGTGGGACGTGGAGACGCCCATGGGTCAAGCCAAGCTTCGGATCAGGCCTGATGCCTCCACAGGACTTCTGGACCACGATTTCCATGCTCCCGACGCCAGTTGGACGGTACCGGCACGGGTTGTTCCGAACGGAGATGGCAGTGAGTTTATGCTTACATTCTTTCAGCCTCCGACATTTGGCGATGACTTTTTCAAGCAACAAGTGAACCTTGTAGATAGCGAACTGGCGAAGCTCAAAGAGATCATGGAATCCTAG
- a CDS encoding NAD(P)-dependent alcohol dehydrogenase, translated as MKAVVAERYGPPEVLRLKEIPTPTPKDNEILIRINATTVTSADWRIRSQTVPTGFGLIMRLVFGLRKPRQPILGSELAGLVAAIGKDVTRFKEGERVFALSDVRMGCHAEYIVLPQDGMVVATPPGLSDETAAALCFGGTTALDFLRRGKVQPGDKLLVNGASGAVGTAVVQLARHLGAEVTVVCSGANSDLVRSLGAAHVIDYTQADFTRNGETYDVIVDTVGTAPFSRCRRSLRDGGRLLLVLAGLPDMLKGVWVSLTSRHTVIAGPAAVKLDDLIHLAALAAAGDVQPVIDRRYPLEQIVEAHRYVDTGRKKGNVIISMRNPPAS; from the coding sequence ATGAAAGCCGTTGTCGCTGAACGCTATGGACCGCCCGAGGTGCTGCGCCTCAAGGAGATCCCCACCCCCACGCCCAAAGACAACGAGATCCTGATCCGGATCAACGCCACCACCGTCACCTCAGCAGACTGGCGGATTCGAAGCCAGACGGTCCCGACGGGCTTCGGGCTGATCATGCGGCTGGTGTTCGGCCTGCGGAAGCCCAGGCAACCGATCCTCGGCTCGGAGCTGGCCGGGCTTGTCGCGGCGATCGGCAAAGACGTCACCCGGTTCAAGGAGGGGGAGCGGGTCTTCGCCTTAAGCGACGTCCGCATGGGCTGCCATGCCGAGTACATCGTCCTGCCCCAGGACGGCATGGTGGTGGCCACCCCGCCTGGCCTCAGCGATGAAACGGCCGCCGCCCTCTGCTTCGGCGGAACGACGGCCCTCGATTTTCTGCGCCGGGGCAAGGTTCAGCCCGGGGACAAACTGCTGGTGAATGGGGCCTCAGGGGCGGTAGGCACCGCCGTGGTGCAACTGGCCCGGCACCTCGGGGCTGAGGTCACCGTGGTGTGCAGTGGAGCCAACAGCGATCTGGTGCGCTCCCTGGGTGCGGCCCATGTCATCGACTACACCCAGGCCGACTTCACCAGGAACGGTGAAACCTATGACGTGATTGTCGATACGGTCGGCACGGCCCCCTTCTCTCGCTGCAGGCGATCGCTGAGGGATGGGGGGCGGCTGTTGCTGGTGCTGGCCGGGTTGCCGGACATGCTGAAGGGCGTTTGGGTGTCGCTGACGAGCCGGCACACGGTCATCGCCGGGCCCGCTGCCGTGAAGCTTGACGATCTGATCCATCTGGCGGCACTGGCTGCAGCGGGCGACGTCCAACCGGTCATCGATCGACGTTATCCGCTTGAGCAGATCGTGGAAGCCCATCGGTATGTCGACACCGGACGAAAAAAGGGCAATGTCATCATCTCCATGCGCAACCCACCTGCAAGCTGA
- a CDS encoding F0F1 ATP synthase subunit B, with translation MTFTPPSLFASHGTFGLNLDIFETNIINLAIVIAGLVWFLRGFLGGILERRRERILGELKDAEGRLSVATASLAVAQNNLGEARARAEQIRADGKVRAEAIRLENEKRTVEEMARLKQDSQSDLDSEVSRVSKLLQREAAEMAIAKALASLPGRLDASTQAQLIDQSIQSMGNA, from the coding sequence ATGACCTTCACCCCCCCGTCGCTGTTCGCCAGCCACGGCACCTTCGGCCTCAACCTCGACATTTTCGAGACCAACATCATCAACCTGGCGATCGTGATCGCCGGTCTGGTGTGGTTCCTGCGGGGCTTCCTCGGCGGCATCCTGGAGCGTCGCCGCGAGCGCATCCTCGGCGAGCTCAAGGACGCCGAGGGACGCCTGAGCGTCGCCACCGCGTCCCTCGCCGTTGCCCAGAACAACCTGGGTGAGGCCCGTGCCCGCGCCGAGCAGATCCGCGCCGACGGCAAGGTCCGCGCCGAGGCCATCCGCCTCGAGAACGAGAAGCGCACCGTCGAGGAGATGGCGCGGCTCAAGCAGGACTCCCAGTCCGATCTGGATTCGGAGGTCTCCCGCGTCAGCAAACTGCTGCAGCGCGAAGCTGCCGAGATGGCGATCGCCAAGGCCCTCGCCAGCCTGCCCGGCCGCCTCGATGCCAGCACCCAGGCCCAGCTGATCGATCAGTCCATTCAATCGATGGGGAACGCCTGA
- the atpH gene encoding ATP synthase F1 subunit delta encodes MPLLNTITTPYADAFLQVCDANGDTDAVIDQARAILSLWHDSSDLREAMASPVLEIEGKKAALEKLFGKDISPSFLNLLKLLADRQRIGFLDAVLERLLDLYREQNQIALATVTSASPLSDAQQALLAEKAKVVAGTDKVEISLAVDPALIGGFVLSVGSRVIDASLAGQVRRLGLTLANVS; translated from the coding sequence ATGCCTCTGCTCAACACCATCACCACCCCCTACGCCGACGCCTTCCTCCAGGTCTGCGACGCCAACGGGGACACCGATGCGGTGATCGACCAGGCCCGGGCGATCCTGTCCCTCTGGCACGACTCCAGCGACCTGCGTGAGGCGATGGCCTCCCCGGTCCTGGAGATCGAAGGCAAGAAGGCGGCCCTCGAGAAGCTCTTCGGCAAGGACATCTCCCCCTCCTTCCTCAACCTGCTCAAGCTGCTGGCCGACCGCCAGCGGATCGGCTTCCTCGATGCCGTTCTGGAGCGGCTCCTGGACCTCTACCGCGAGCAGAACCAGATCGCCCTGGCGACGGTGACCTCCGCCAGCCCCCTGAGCGACGCCCAGCAGGCCCTGCTCGCCGAGAAGGCCAAGGTCGTGGCTGGTACCGACAAGGTGGAGATCAGCCTCGCGGTGGATCCTGCCCTGATCGGTGGGTTCGTCCTCAGTGTCGGCTCCCGGGTGATCGACGCCAGCCTCGCCGGTCAGGTGCGGCGCCTCGGCCTGACGCTCGCCAACGTGAGCTAG
- a CDS encoding bifunctional 2-polyprenyl-6-hydroxyphenol methylase/3-demethylubiquinol 3-O-methyltransferase UbiG encodes MDHPPEAPLDAATPVVSAFYDRFPYPGDPLQDGPPPGYNWRWCVDSVVAAVDGALPPGPRPWRILDAGCGTGVSTDYLCHLNPGAAVLAVDISAGALGVARERTGRSGAAARVAELRIEQRSLLDLAGEGPFDYINSVGVLHHLDQPELGLRALVPLLRPGGLLHLFLYADGGRWEIHRAQRALALMGVGTGPAGLRLGRELFTTLPETNRLRRHHEQRWALDTAADANFADMYLHPQETSYDLERLFRFVDQPGVRFAGFSNPEVWDPARLLQGELLERAQALPPAQQWALVESLDPDISHFEFFLRRQDGNGAAEGVPEPWSDAALLAAGGERNRCLWGWPSTALLGPELRPLTITEPEFALMEALEAAPAGTPIGALALDQGPDERVAAVRRLLAEQVLLLLRA; translated from the coding sequence ATGGATCACCCCCCGGAGGCCCCGCTGGATGCCGCCACGCCGGTGGTGAGCGCCTTCTACGACCGTTTCCCCTATCCCGGGGATCCTCTCCAGGACGGCCCGCCGCCTGGATACAACTGGCGTTGGTGCGTGGACAGCGTCGTGGCGGCCGTGGACGGGGCCCTGCCACCGGGGCCGCGCCCCTGGCGGATCCTCGATGCCGGCTGCGGCACTGGGGTGAGCACCGATTACCTCTGCCATCTCAATCCGGGGGCCGCCGTGCTGGCGGTGGACATCAGCGCCGGTGCCCTGGGGGTGGCCCGGGAGCGCACCGGCCGCTCCGGGGCCGCCGCCCGGGTGGCGGAGCTGCGCATCGAGCAGCGCAGCCTGCTCGATCTGGCGGGGGAGGGACCCTTTGATTACATCAACTCGGTGGGGGTGCTGCATCACCTCGACCAACCCGAGCTGGGTCTGCGCGCCCTGGTCCCCCTGCTGCGGCCGGGGGGACTGCTGCACCTCTTTCTGTATGCCGATGGCGGCCGCTGGGAGATTCACCGCGCCCAGCGGGCCCTGGCCCTGATGGGGGTCGGCACCGGGCCGGCGGGCCTGCGGCTGGGGCGCGAACTGTTCACCACCCTCCCCGAGACCAACCGCCTGCGGCGGCACCACGAGCAGCGCTGGGCCCTCGACACCGCCGCCGATGCCAACTTCGCCGACATGTACCTCCACCCCCAGGAGACCAGCTACGACCTGGAGCGCCTGTTCCGTTTCGTCGATCAGCCCGGGGTCCGTTTTGCCGGTTTCTCCAATCCGGAGGTCTGGGATCCGGCCCGCTTGCTGCAGGGGGAACTGCTGGAGCGGGCCCAGGCCCTGCCGCCGGCGCAGCAGTGGGCCCTGGTGGAGAGCCTCGATCCCGACATCAGCCATTTCGAGTTCTTCCTGCGGCGCCAGGACGGCAACGGGGCAGCGGAGGGGGTGCCGGAGCCGTGGAGCGATGCGGCCCTGCTGGCGGCCGGCGGCGAGCGCAACCGCTGTCTGTGGGGCTGGCCGTCCACCGCCTTGCTGGGGCCGGAGCTGCGGCCCCTGACCATCACCGAGCCCGAGTTCGCCCTGATGGAGGCCCTGGAGGCAGCCCCCGCCGGCACCCCGATCGGGGCGCTTGCGCTGGACCAGGGCCCCGATGAGCGTGTGGCGGCGGTGCGGCGACTGCTGGCCGAGCAGGTGCTTCTGTTGCTTAGAGCCTGA
- the atpE gene encoding ATP synthase F0 subunit C, translating into MDSLTSAASVVAAGLAVGLGSIGPGIGQGSASQGAVEGIARQPEAEGKIRGTLLLSLAFMESLTIYGLVVALVLLFANPFS; encoded by the coding sequence ATGGATTCCCTTACTTCCGCTGCGTCTGTCGTGGCTGCTGGTCTTGCCGTCGGTCTCGGCTCCATCGGTCCTGGCATCGGCCAGGGCAGTGCTTCCCAAGGCGCCGTCGAAGGCATCGCCCGTCAGCCCGAAGCCGAAGGCAAGATCCGCGGCACCCTGCTGCTCTCCCTGGCCTTCATGGAATCGCTCACCATCTACGGCCTGGTGGTCGCCCTGGTGCTGCTGTTCGCCAACCCCTTCTCCTGA
- a CDS encoding F0F1 ATP synthase subunit B': MTSWLLLAEAGATAGSPEGGLFDLDATLPLMALQVVLLTFILNSLFFRPVGKAVEDREGYITTSRTQAKEKIAQTVRLEADLKEQLKGARLEAQKVILEAEQDSDRLYREAMAVAQAEAIASRESARSKIDGQRADALSLLEADADRLADLIVDRLLPAS; the protein is encoded by the coding sequence ATGACCAGCTGGCTTCTGCTTGCCGAGGCAGGTGCGACCGCAGGGTCGCCCGAGGGAGGTCTGTTCGACCTCGATGCCACCCTGCCGCTCATGGCGCTGCAGGTGGTCCTCCTCACCTTCATCCTCAACAGCCTTTTCTTCCGACCGGTCGGTAAGGCCGTGGAGGACCGTGAGGGGTACATCACCACCAGCCGTACCCAGGCCAAGGAGAAGATCGCCCAGACCGTGCGCCTCGAGGCCGACCTCAAGGAGCAACTGAAGGGAGCCAGGCTCGAAGCCCAGAAAGTGATCCTCGAGGCCGAGCAGGATTCCGACCGCCTCTACCGCGAGGCCATGGCGGTGGCCCAGGCCGAAGCCATCGCCAGTCGCGAAAGCGCCCGCAGCAAGATCGATGGCCAGCGGGCCGATGCCCTGAGCCTTCTTGAGGCCGATGCCGACAGGCTCGCCGACCTCATCGTCGACCGTCTTCTGCCCGCCTCATGA
- a CDS encoding ATP synthase subunit I, with protein sequence MQAALTPSPDAAPPAETSAEEVAGHPTNEAPPLPEDADASSSVNNGMDGYLRLQRRMLLSTICATALAVPLTALWFDLPTAFSLLVGALAGLLYLRLLARSVTRFGVETKGVGKAQLLVPVVLVLAAARLPVVEILPALVGFLLYKPALIVQAVLDT encoded by the coding sequence TTGCAGGCTGCCCTGACCCCCTCTCCGGATGCCGCTCCCCCCGCGGAGACGTCGGCCGAAGAGGTCGCAGGTCATCCGACCAACGAAGCCCCTCCCCTGCCTGAAGACGCCGACGCTTCGTCGTCGGTGAACAACGGCATGGATGGTTACCTGCGGCTGCAGCGCCGGATGCTTCTTTCCACGATCTGTGCCACCGCCCTGGCGGTGCCCCTCACGGCCCTGTGGTTCGACCTTCCCACCGCTTTCAGCCTGCTGGTGGGAGCCCTGGCGGGTCTCCTGTACCTCCGCCTCCTGGCCCGCAGCGTCACCCGCTTCGGCGTCGAAACCAAGGGGGTGGGCAAGGCCCAGCTGCTGGTGCCTGTGGTGCTGGTACTCGCGGCCGCCAGGCTCCCCGTTGTCGAGATCCTGCCGGCCCTGGTGGGATTCCTCCTCTACAAGCCCGCCTTGATCGTTCAGGCCGTCCTCGACACCTGA
- the atpB gene encoding F0F1 ATP synthase subunit A — protein sequence MAPLPLALPFAALEVGQHLYWQLGNYKIHGQVFLSSWVVIGALLAVVVVGTRRLERDPRGVQNLLEFLWDYLRDIAREYIGEKAYRDWLPFIGTLFLFIFVSNWGGALIPWKLVHLPSGELGAPTADINTTIALALLVSLAYFYAGLSRKGFRYFEYYVEPTPIMLPFKIVEDFTKPLSLSFRLFGNILADELVVAVLAFLVPLVVPLPVMFLGLFTSAIQALIFATLAAYYIGEAVHEEHH from the coding sequence ATGGCTCCGTTGCCCCTCGCCCTTCCCTTCGCCGCCCTAGAGGTCGGCCAGCACCTCTACTGGCAGCTCGGCAATTACAAGATCCACGGCCAGGTCTTCCTGAGCTCCTGGGTCGTGATCGGCGCCCTGCTGGCCGTTGTGGTCGTCGGTACCCGCCGCCTGGAGCGTGACCCCAGGGGCGTCCAGAACCTGCTGGAGTTCCTCTGGGATTACCTGCGCGACATCGCCCGCGAGTACATCGGCGAGAAGGCCTACCGCGACTGGCTTCCCTTCATCGGCACCCTGTTCCTGTTCATCTTCGTGAGCAACTGGGGCGGGGCCCTGATCCCCTGGAAGCTGGTCCACCTGCCCAGCGGTGAACTGGGTGCTCCCACCGCCGACATCAACACCACCATCGCCCTGGCCTTGCTGGTGTCCCTGGCGTACTTCTATGCGGGCCTGAGCCGCAAGGGTTTCCGGTACTTCGAGTACTACGTGGAGCCCACGCCGATCATGCTCCCCTTCAAGATCGTCGAGGACTTCACCAAGCCCCTGTCACTCTCCTTCCGTCTGTTCGGCAACATCCTGGCTGACGAACTGGTGGTGGCGGTGCTGGCGTTCCTGGTGCCCCTGGTGGTGCCCCTGCCGGTGATGTTCCTCGGCCTGTTCACCAGTGCGATCCAGGCGCTGATCTTCGCCACCCTTGCCGCTTACTACATCGGCGAGGCGGTCCACGAGGAGCACCACTAG
- a CDS encoding F0F1 ATP synthase subunit gamma has product MANLKAIRDRISSVKNTRKITEAMRLVAAAKVRRAQEQVLRTRPFADRLARVLQNLESRMGFEGADSPLLAERRPVGTITLLVVTGDRGLCGGYNANVIRRAEQRFAELKGQGFAVDMVLMGRKAITYFTNRSYPIRATFTGLEQVPTSQEANEISNEVLAEFLSASTDRVEIVFTRFINLVSSQPVVQTLLPLDPQGIASSDDEIFRLITRDGRLGVEVGKVENAEPALQPDFVFEQSPEQLLNALLPLYLANQLLRSLQEAAASELASRMTAMNNASDNAKALAKTLTLDYNKARQAAITQEILEVVGGAAAMG; this is encoded by the coding sequence ATGGCCAATCTCAAGGCAATCCGCGACCGGATCAGTTCGGTCAAGAACACACGCAAAATCACCGAAGCCATGCGGCTGGTGGCCGCCGCCAAGGTGCGTCGTGCCCAGGAGCAGGTGCTGCGCACCCGCCCCTTCGCCGATCGCCTGGCCCGGGTGCTGCAGAACCTTGAATCCCGCATGGGCTTCGAGGGGGCCGATTCCCCCCTGCTGGCCGAGCGCCGCCCGGTGGGCACCATCACGCTGCTGGTGGTCACCGGTGACCGGGGCCTTTGCGGCGGCTACAACGCCAACGTCATCCGCCGCGCCGAGCAGCGCTTCGCTGAACTCAAGGGTCAGGGCTTTGCGGTGGACATGGTGCTGATGGGCCGCAAGGCCATCACCTATTTCACCAACCGCTCCTACCCGATCCGGGCCACCTTCACCGGCCTGGAGCAGGTGCCCACCTCTCAGGAGGCGAACGAAATCTCCAACGAAGTGCTCGCCGAGTTCCTTTCGGCCAGCACCGATCGGGTGGAGATCGTCTTCACCCGCTTCATCAACCTGGTGAGCTCCCAGCCGGTCGTCCAGACCCTGCTGCCCCTCGACCCCCAGGGCATTGCCAGCTCGGATGACGAGATCTTCCGTCTCATCACCCGCGACGGCCGCCTTGGCGTGGAGGTGGGCAAGGTGGAGAATGCTGAGCCGGCCCTTCAGCCCGACTTCGTGTTCGAGCAGAGCCCCGAGCAATTGCTCAATGCCCTGCTGCCCCTCTATCTGGCCAACCAGCTGCTGCGCTCCCTCCAGGAAGCGGCCGCCAGCGAACTGGCCAGCCGGATGACGGCCATGAACAACGCCAGCGACAACGCCAAGGCACTCGCCAAGACGCTCACCCTCGACTACAACAAAGCCCGCCAGGCGGCCATCACCCAGGAGATCCTGGAAGTGGTGGGTGGCGCGGCCGCGATGGGCTGA
- a CDS encoding PPC domain-containing DNA-binding protein — MSGACHRPLRLPPGVDLRGELEALALQDQGLSGFIVCGIGSLERAVLRFADQDEGTVLAGPQEVLTLTGSLNGDGAHLHVMVADVTGHALGGHLCHGSRVRTTMEILLLCPEGWQLGRERDAATGHLELTISPSRPRHPPLPGSPG; from the coding sequence ATGTCAGGCGCCTGCCACCGCCCCCTGCGTCTGCCGCCAGGGGTGGATCTGCGCGGGGAACTCGAAGCCCTGGCCCTGCAGGATCAGGGGCTCAGCGGCTTCATCGTCTGCGGTATCGGCAGCCTTGAGCGTGCGGTGCTGCGCTTTGCCGATCAGGACGAAGGGACCGTGCTGGCCGGTCCGCAGGAGGTGCTCACGCTGACGGGCAGCTTGAACGGGGATGGCGCCCATCTGCACGTGATGGTGGCCGACGTCACAGGTCACGCGCTGGGAGGTCACCTATGCCACGGCAGCCGGGTTCGCACGACCATGGAAATCCTGCTGCTCTGCCCGGAGGGCTGGCAGCTGGGCCGGGAGCGGGATGCCGCCACCGGCCACCTGGAGCTGACGATCAGCCCATCGCGGCCGCGCCACCCACCACTTCCAGGATCTCCTGGGTGA
- the atpA gene encoding F0F1 ATP synthase subunit alpha: MVSIRPDEISAILKKQIADYDKSVSVSNVGTVLQIGDGIARVYGLEQVMAGELVLFEDGTEGLALNLEDDNVGVVLMGEGLGIQEGSTVKATGRIAAVPVGDAMLGRVVNALGQPIDGKGEIPTSETRLIESMAPGIIQRKSVHEPMQTGITAIDAMIPIGRGQRELIIGDRQTGKTAICIDTILNQKGEDVVCVYVAIGQKNASVANVVEVLRERGALDYTVVVAASASEAAALQYLAPYTGAAIAESFMYKGKATLVVYDDLTKQAQAYRQMSLLLRRPPGREAYPGDVFYCHSRLLERAAKLSDAMGKGSMTALPIIETQAGDVSAYIPTNVISITDGQVFLSSDLFNSGLRPAINVGISVSRVGGAAQTKAIKKIAGTLKLELAQFDELAAFSQFASDLDAATQAQLARGKRLRELLKQPQFSPLILAEQVAVVYAGVKGLIDDVPVELVPQFARELREYLKSSKPEYISKVQTDKVLSDESEAMLKEAIREVTSSMLAAA, from the coding sequence ATGGTTTCCATCCGCCCCGACGAGATCAGCGCCATTCTCAAGAAGCAGATCGCCGACTATGACAAGTCGGTGTCTGTCAGCAACGTCGGCACCGTCCTGCAGATCGGTGATGGCATCGCCCGGGTCTACGGCCTGGAGCAGGTGATGGCCGGCGAGCTGGTGCTGTTCGAGGACGGCACCGAGGGCCTGGCGCTGAACCTCGAAGATGACAACGTCGGCGTCGTGCTGATGGGTGAGGGCCTGGGTATTCAGGAAGGCAGCACCGTCAAGGCCACCGGCCGCATCGCGGCGGTCCCCGTGGGTGACGCCATGCTCGGCCGGGTGGTGAACGCCCTGGGCCAGCCGATCGACGGCAAGGGTGAGATCCCCACCTCCGAGACGCGCCTGATCGAGTCGATGGCGCCCGGCATCATCCAGCGCAAGTCGGTGCATGAACCGATGCAGACCGGCATCACGGCGATCGACGCCATGATCCCCATCGGCCGCGGCCAGCGGGAGCTGATCATCGGCGACCGCCAGACCGGCAAGACCGCCATCTGCATCGACACGATCCTCAACCAGAAAGGTGAGGACGTCGTCTGCGTCTACGTGGCCATCGGCCAGAAGAACGCCTCGGTGGCCAACGTGGTGGAAGTGCTGCGCGAGCGCGGCGCCCTCGACTACACCGTTGTGGTGGCAGCCAGCGCCTCGGAGGCGGCCGCCCTCCAGTACCTGGCCCCCTACACCGGCGCGGCCATCGCCGAGTCCTTCATGTACAAGGGCAAGGCCACCCTGGTGGTGTACGACGACCTCACCAAGCAGGCCCAGGCCTACCGCCAGATGTCCCTGCTGCTGCGCCGTCCCCCCGGTCGTGAGGCCTACCCCGGCGACGTCTTCTACTGCCACAGCCGCCTGCTGGAGCGGGCCGCCAAGCTCTCCGACGCCATGGGCAAGGGCAGCATGACCGCCCTGCCGATCATCGAGACCCAGGCCGGTGACGTCTCGGCCTATATCCCCACCAACGTGATTTCGATCACCGACGGCCAGGTGTTCCTCAGCTCCGACCTGTTCAACTCCGGCCTGCGGCCCGCCATCAACGTGGGCATCTCGGTGAGCCGGGTGGGTGGCGCGGCCCAGACCAAGGCCATCAAGAAGATCGCCGGCACCCTGAAGCTGGAGCTGGCCCAGTTCGACGAACTGGCCGCCTTCTCCCAGTTCGCCTCCGACCTCGATGCCGCAACGCAGGCCCAGCTGGCCCGGGGCAAGCGTCTGCGTGAGCTGCTCAAGCAGCCCCAGTTCAGCCCCCTGATCCTGGCTGAGCAGGTGGCGGTGGTGTATGCGGGCGTCAAGGGTCTGATCGACGATGTGCCCGTGGAGCTGGTGCCCCAGTTCGCCCGCGAACTGCGTGAGTACCTCAAGAGCAGCAAGCCCGAGTACATCAGCAAGGTTCAGACCGACAAGGTGCTGAGCGACGAATCCGAAGCCATGCTCAAGGAGGCCATCCGCGAGGTCACCTCCTCGATGCTGGCTGCCGCCTGA
- a CDS encoding DUF4336 domain-containing protein, with protein sequence MLHRLADDLWVAEQPQTYFGLSIGTRMTVIRQRSTNKLVLLSPIQPSAELEKGLAELGVVGDIVAPNVFHHLYLQAFKQRFPLATTWGPPALRQKCPHLELDRPLSADAPSPWPELLLCSLTGLRTLGPTGPSPLHEVAFCHRPSRTLILTDSAFHFDASASWLTQWITRIGGGFNRLEPTILERLATSDRTSLARAVQVVLQWDFDRVIVAHGAVVEHGGKEGLTMAYAAFLDGALDTCAGDESFTHDPHA encoded by the coding sequence ATGCTCCACCGCCTTGCCGATGATCTCTGGGTTGCCGAACAACCGCAGACCTACTTCGGCCTGAGCATCGGCACAAGGATGACGGTCATCCGCCAGCGGAGCACCAACAAGTTGGTGCTCCTTTCACCGATCCAGCCATCTGCTGAGCTCGAAAAGGGCCTGGCCGAACTCGGTGTCGTCGGCGATATCGTGGCGCCCAACGTCTTCCACCATCTCTATCTCCAGGCGTTCAAGCAGCGCTTCCCTTTGGCAACCACCTGGGGGCCGCCCGCCCTCAGACAGAAATGTCCCCATCTGGAGCTGGATCGTCCGCTCAGCGCTGACGCCCCTTCCCCATGGCCAGAGCTGTTGCTTTGCAGCCTCACCGGACTCCGCACCTTGGGGCCGACGGGGCCATCCCCGCTGCACGAGGTGGCCTTCTGCCACAGGCCAAGCAGGACCCTGATCCTCACAGACAGCGCCTTCCATTTCGATGCCTCCGCGTCCTGGCTCACCCAGTGGATCACGCGAATCGGCGGCGGTTTCAATCGCCTGGAGCCCACGATTCTCGAGCGCCTGGCCACTTCAGACAGGACTTCCCTCGCCAGGGCCGTGCAGGTTGTGCTGCAGTGGGATTTCGACAGGGTCATCGTGGCCCACGGCGCCGTCGTTGAACACGGCGGCAAGGAAGGCCTCACCATGGCCTATGCGGCATTCCTGGACGGCGCTCTGGACACTTGCGCCGGCGACGAATCCTTCACCCACGACCCTCACGCATGA